DNA sequence from the Hoylesella buccalis ATCC 35310 genome:
TAATTTAGCATTGTTTGCTGTGTTATTGGCAACAATAGGTTGCACACGAACAACTGGTACAGAGGGCTCGGACACCTCAGAAACAAAAATCGATCACCTTATTATCAAGGAAGTTTTCTATATAGGACATGAATACACCAAACTACAGAATGGGAAAATAGCTAAATATGGTGGCTATAATTTCTACGACAAGGATCAATACATCGTCATTTACAATCCTACCGACGAAGTGAAATACCTTGACGGCATGGCTCTTGCCGTCCACGGCATCATACCCGGAGAACCTAAACGCGAGTTTGCACTTGGCGATGATTTTCGCGATAAGTACTTTGGCATACAGTCATTGGCCATGTTCCCCACAGACCAACAAGGCTCAGGGAAAATGTATCCTATCATGCCAGGCGAGAGTAAGGTGATTGCGGCATTTGCCATTGACCACGCTGAGACTTTTAAAGCAGAAATCAAAGAGCAGGAAAAAATGGCGAAAGAGGAGGCAACAGAAGACTATCCTTATATTCCTTCGGTGTACAAAGGCATGGATGAATTCATAAATTTGAGCAAGGCAGACTTTGAGTGGACCAATGTCAACTACTTGAACAGCGAGGACCAAAAGCTGAACAACCCGCAAGTAAAAGACATGCAACCTATCTTGGTTGTCGATGATGAGCCAGTATTGCAGTTTCCCACAATTCTTGCAGAAGATGTGTGCATAGCACTCATTGAGGTGCCATGGACTACCGAAGACTTCCGCG
Encoded proteins:
- a CDS encoding DUF4876 domain-containing protein; translated protein: MKRIKLIGSNLALFAVLLATIGCTRTTGTEGSDTSETKIDHLIIKEVFYIGHEYTKLQNGKIAKYGGYNFYDKDQYIVIYNPTDEVKYLDGMALAVHGIIPGEPKREFALGDDFRDKYFGIQSLAMFPTDQQGSGKMYPIMPGESKVIAAFAIDHAETFKAEIKEQEKMAKEEATEDYPYIPSVYKGMDEFINLSKADFEWTNVNYLNSEDQKLNNPQVKDMQPILVVDDEPVLQFPTILAEDVCIALIEVPWTTEDFRANRKEDKANKKPGYQHRIYTNNGAAGLEVTEVPMVKVIDCVTICPTKPQMIPCEKMDKGYHGVTTTPLKAVPNQQWNKYSGLSIARKWDGKKFVDGNNSTQDFEVIYATLGKKQGKPTIEKGNQNKPSK